A stretch of the Bradyrhizobium arachidis genome encodes the following:
- a CDS encoding superoxide dismutase: protein MTYAMKPLSCDPSRIRGMSERMIISHYENNYGGAVKRLNLIDEKLAELDYANAAGFLINGLKREQLIATNSMILHEVFFDGLGDESEPGASLKEILAHDFGSYDRWRVEFMAMGKALGGGSGWVLLTWSPRDRKLVNQWASDHCHTLAGGTPILALDMYEHSYHIDYGAKAGNYVDVFMAAISWPAVQRAYEGMQR from the coding sequence ATGACCTACGCTATGAAGCCGCTTTCCTGCGACCCGAGCCGAATCCGGGGCATGTCGGAGCGAATGATTATCAGCCACTACGAAAACAACTATGGCGGCGCGGTCAAGCGCTTGAATCTGATCGACGAAAAGCTTGCCGAGCTCGACTATGCAAATGCCGCGGGCTTCCTGATCAATGGTCTGAAGCGCGAGCAACTTATCGCGACCAACTCGATGATCCTTCATGAAGTGTTCTTTGACGGTCTCGGTGACGAAAGCGAACCGGGTGCAAGCTTGAAGGAGATCCTGGCGCACGACTTCGGTTCTTATGATCGTTGGCGCGTCGAGTTCATGGCTATGGGGAAGGCACTCGGCGGTGGCTCCGGTTGGGTGCTGCTGACATGGTCGCCGCGCGATCGCAAGCTCGTCAATCAGTGGGCCTCAGACCACTGTCACACCCTTGCGGGCGGAACGCCGATTTTGGCGCTCGATATGTACGAGCACTCCTATCACATCGACTATGGCGCCAAGGCAGGGAACTACGTCGATGTCTTCATGGCGGCGATTAGTTGGCCGGCGGTACAGCGCGCTTATGAAGGGATGCAAAGATGA
- a CDS encoding alpha-amylase family glycosyl hydrolase, whose product MNLMPLASLGAVETNGVVTFGLWLPWVSAADGNIVTVKIIHERDQFLQAMPAREFQLAHSVRPPYGDFWSATVPIASTAPAVPGSAWGSQGRYVYRYAITNPSVGTLDWIIDPFAREFGVGKQSAFTLGYQAYVWSSGEAQWRTPALADLILYEVNIAEFGNDLDRARGFVAYLADLGINAIEIMPLSNVGNSVDWGYLPIGYFGVDERFGKRSDFQELVDICHQHGIAVIVDVVYGHTGIDFPYYDAYTRLRYRENPFMGPFAKDYFSNFGKSTDFNREITRDYFYTASHHWLDVYHVDGFRYDCVPNYWDGPMGVGYADLVYQTHQLTKAKIAAGNAYWSRFDAGPGRPLALVQMAEQLEGPEEVLRTTYSNSTWQNGTFDAARAVARGDRGRLFDLGLKFGLFGYPDQETVNGDNIPKTALQYIDNHDHERFLCNFGTYNPDEAGNPLFAEGDRTRWYLLQPYLICLLMSKGIPMLWQGEEFAENYFLPDFGMGRVSLLRPMRWDFFYDDSGRPIVSLVRRLLHVRRQREHIREGTYFFFNDWDRYQQFGMLLFARYDGARYTLVAVNFGDTDQSVPFWFPMAGDYVEELHGGALDLKNIPALQQVWLSVPSHYGRIWTLGRP is encoded by the coding sequence ATGAACCTGATGCCGCTTGCATCGCTCGGCGCAGTCGAGACGAACGGCGTAGTTACGTTCGGACTCTGGCTTCCGTGGGTCTCTGCGGCGGACGGCAACATCGTGACCGTGAAGATCATTCATGAGAGGGATCAGTTTCTTCAGGCGATGCCGGCGCGAGAGTTTCAGCTCGCGCACAGTGTTCGGCCTCCTTACGGAGATTTCTGGTCGGCCACCGTGCCTATCGCCAGCACTGCTCCGGCGGTGCCGGGCTCTGCCTGGGGGAGTCAGGGCCGTTACGTGTACCGCTATGCGATCACGAACCCGAGCGTCGGCACGCTCGATTGGATCATCGATCCATTTGCGCGCGAGTTCGGTGTAGGCAAGCAGTCAGCCTTCACTTTGGGCTACCAAGCTTACGTCTGGAGTTCTGGTGAGGCCCAATGGCGAACGCCGGCGCTGGCGGATCTGATCCTCTATGAGGTGAACATCGCGGAGTTCGGCAATGACCTCGACCGCGCCCGCGGGTTCGTCGCTTACCTGGCCGACCTCGGGATCAACGCCATCGAGATTATGCCTTTGTCCAACGTTGGCAACTCGGTCGATTGGGGCTATTTGCCGATCGGCTACTTCGGGGTCGACGAGCGCTTCGGCAAGCGATCCGATTTCCAAGAGCTCGTCGACATCTGCCATCAGCACGGGATCGCCGTAATAGTGGACGTCGTCTATGGCCATACGGGCATAGATTTCCCGTACTACGATGCATATACGCGGCTGCGCTACCGCGAGAACCCCTTCATGGGCCCATTTGCCAAGGATTACTTCAGCAATTTCGGCAAGAGCACGGATTTTAATCGAGAGATCACCCGAGACTACTTCTATACGGCCAGCCACCATTGGCTCGATGTGTATCACGTTGATGGCTTTCGTTACGACTGCGTCCCGAACTACTGGGATGGTCCGATGGGCGTTGGCTATGCGGACCTTGTCTATCAAACGCACCAGCTTACGAAGGCGAAGATTGCAGCGGGTAATGCGTATTGGAGTCGCTTCGATGCTGGGCCTGGTAGGCCGTTGGCGCTCGTTCAAATGGCGGAGCAACTCGAGGGGCCGGAAGAAGTGTTGCGTACCACCTATTCCAACAGCACGTGGCAGAATGGCACTTTTGATGCGGCGCGCGCGGTAGCGCGGGGTGACCGCGGACGACTCTTTGATCTTGGCCTAAAGTTTGGACTCTTCGGCTATCCCGACCAAGAAACTGTGAACGGTGACAACATCCCCAAGACCGCACTTCAGTACATCGACAACCACGATCACGAACGATTCCTGTGCAACTTTGGCACTTACAATCCGGACGAAGCGGGCAATCCGCTGTTTGCGGAGGGCGACCGCACACGGTGGTATTTGCTGCAGCCTTACTTGATCTGTCTCCTGATGAGCAAAGGCATTCCGATGCTGTGGCAAGGCGAGGAGTTCGCTGAGAACTACTTCCTGCCCGACTTCGGAATGGGTCGGGTATCGCTGCTCCGACCCATGCGTTGGGATTTCTTCTACGATGATTCCGGCCGACCCATCGTAAGCCTAGTTCGCCGGCTGTTGCACGTTCGACGGCAGAGAGAGCACATTCGCGAGGGGACGTATTTCTTCTTCAACGATTGGGATCGCTATCAGCAGTTTGGCATGCTGCTGTTCGCTCGGTACGACGGCGCCCGGTACACGTTGGTCGCTGTCAATTTTGGGGACACGGACCAGAGCGTCCCCTTCTGGTTCCCGATGGCCGGGGACTATGTCGAGGAGTTGCATGGGGGCGCTCTCGATCTGAAAAACATTCCGGCTCTGCAGCAGGTGTGGCTGAGCGTTCCCTCGCACTACGGTCGAATCTGGACCTTGGGCAGGCCGTGA
- a CDS encoding DUF1259 domain-containing protein, which produces MTSWMNYSEPFISSAHAQAIDWQKVDETLGRKPAVSDDVHRYGFPRTDLAVTLDGVAIKPALALGGWIAFKPVHGSAMIMGDLVLLETEINPVMAKMIASGVEITAVHNHLLRASPATFYMHVAGHGDPVKLASAIRDALAESKTPLTAAAPADPPPAVDLDTAQLDQIIGVKGQVNGGVYQYNVKRRDPITEGGMLLTPVGAMGVAIGINFQPTGGGKAAITGDFVLTSDEVNPVIVALRAHGIEVTALHSHMLDEQPRMFFMHFWASDDALKLAKGLRAALDKTASTKS; this is translated from the coding sequence ATGACGAGCTGGATGAACTACAGCGAACCGTTTATCTCCAGCGCGCATGCGCAGGCCATTGACTGGCAGAAGGTCGACGAGACGCTCGGTCGAAAGCCTGCCGTCTCGGACGATGTTCATCGCTACGGCTTCCCGCGCACAGACCTCGCGGTGACTTTGGATGGGGTAGCCATCAAGCCCGCGCTCGCGCTGGGCGGCTGGATTGCCTTCAAGCCGGTCCACGGCAGCGCGATGATCATGGGCGACCTTGTGCTTCTGGAGACCGAGATCAATCCGGTGATGGCGAAGATGATCGCGAGCGGTGTCGAGATAACCGCCGTGCACAACCATCTGCTTCGCGCGAGTCCCGCGACGTTCTACATGCACGTCGCTGGCCACGGTGATCCCGTCAAATTGGCCTCGGCTATTCGCGATGCGCTGGCCGAAAGCAAAACTCCGCTAACGGCCGCGGCGCCGGCGGACCCGCCGCCTGCCGTTGACCTCGATACGGCACAGCTCGACCAGATCATCGGAGTTAAGGGGCAGGTCAACGGCGGCGTCTACCAATACAATGTAAAGAGGCGCGATCCGATCACGGAAGGCGGCATGTTGCTGACCCCGGTCGGTGCAATGGGTGTCGCGATCGGGATCAATTTCCAGCCGACGGGCGGAGGCAAGGCAGCAATCACTGGCGACTTCGTGCTGACCAGCGACGAGGTCAACCCGGTCATCGTGGCGTTGCGGGCGCATGGCATAGAGGTGACGGCGCTGCATAGCCACATGCTCGATGAGCAGCCGCGCATGTTCTTCATGCACTTCTGGGCCAGTGACGACGCCTTGAAATTGGCGAAAGGGCTTCGTGCCGCCCTCGACAAGACCGCCAGCACCAAGAGTTAG
- a CDS encoding family 16 glycoside hydrolase: MPTTTETTSFTKDIQGRYLCNNLAEVDAWKSAGGRPFDFIIVGGGTFGSAIAEHLWFRQKQAGGGLRTLVVEAGMFTVPEHVQNTGIQGFADPATPFFLNDNLPQPEQPRNEVWGIPWKSTIPFKGLAYTLGGRSLYWGGWSPRLLAEEMTTWPANTVADLNSRYFDESSRQIGVDEANDFIAGELQNALRRQLFDNLSSVPGAFALNALPPSPLLKPGSDPLQLLGLTSAGGLSQADLLNMLKLEAPLAVQARPPHAGFFPLNKFSVVPLLMKAARTAASDSNGNDAAKEFMVLPDTHVLKLRTVPTAGGAWRVTGIDTSRGPIDLAPGGTVIVALGTIENARLALASFDATGLPTLPLIGKNLIAHLRSNLVIRVPRSAISGLSAAVNELQTAALFVKGRATRQNGDLIGRFHLQISASGGGTTVGGEDELFRKVPDVDFYDQLRTSNDTQVAIAIRGLGEMEPADPADLAAHPSRVDLSSRTDEYGVRRASVVLTPTPRDQDLWGAMDAAMQQVAAIFANGQPMQVLQSGQDGLGTTHHEAGTLWMGTDPTISVTDSNGRFHHTENLYAAGPALFPSIGSPNPMLTGIGLSRRTGDVIMAPSPFAADAGFETLFDGTSLGDWMMSTISNQPGRDDPGSFRVRRGVLEGRTGTDLGLLWLTRATPSRYVLRLQWMMTAADDNSGVFIGFPDPRNEGYNNTAYVGVNFGFEIQIDELARPDNAPIHRTGAVYSFKGPTDGPLIVHPVGEWNDYEITVDGADITVALNGQTVNIFHFTGDPQSPRRGLPSTAQDPRFIGLQTHTGRVLFRNIQWKAL; the protein is encoded by the coding sequence ATGCCGACCACTACGGAGACGACCTCGTTCACCAAAGACATCCAGGGCCGCTATCTCTGCAACAACCTCGCCGAGGTTGATGCTTGGAAGTCCGCAGGCGGGCGTCCGTTCGACTTCATCATCGTGGGAGGCGGGACGTTCGGCTCCGCAATCGCAGAACATCTTTGGTTCCGTCAGAAGCAGGCCGGTGGAGGCTTGCGAACGCTGGTTGTAGAAGCCGGGATGTTCACCGTTCCAGAGCACGTCCAGAACACAGGAATCCAAGGGTTTGCCGATCCGGCTACTCCATTCTTTCTGAACGACAACCTGCCTCAGCCGGAGCAGCCGCGTAACGAGGTCTGGGGCATTCCATGGAAATCGACCATTCCCTTCAAAGGGCTTGCCTATACGCTGGGCGGCAGATCGCTTTACTGGGGCGGGTGGTCGCCTCGGCTACTCGCCGAAGAAATGACGACATGGCCTGCGAATACCGTTGCTGATCTGAACAGCCGCTATTTCGATGAGAGCTCAAGGCAAATCGGTGTCGACGAGGCGAATGATTTCATTGCGGGCGAGCTCCAGAACGCGCTGCGACGTCAACTCTTCGACAATCTCTCCAGCGTCCCTGGTGCGTTTGCTCTCAATGCGCTCCCGCCGTCGCCGCTTCTGAAGCCGGGCTCTGACCCACTACAGCTACTCGGTCTGACGTCTGCCGGCGGCCTTTCTCAAGCAGACCTCCTGAACATGCTGAAGCTGGAGGCACCCCTCGCAGTGCAGGCACGGCCACCGCACGCAGGGTTCTTCCCGCTGAACAAATTCAGCGTCGTTCCTCTCTTGATGAAGGCGGCCCGTACTGCGGCGAGTGACTCGAACGGCAATGATGCAGCCAAGGAATTCATGGTGCTGCCGGACACGCATGTCTTGAAGCTGCGCACAGTCCCGACTGCCGGCGGTGCTTGGCGGGTCACCGGCATCGACACAAGCCGTGGTCCAATCGATCTTGCCCCGGGCGGCACCGTCATCGTGGCGCTTGGGACGATTGAGAACGCAAGGCTTGCTCTCGCTTCGTTTGACGCAACGGGGCTTCCGACCCTGCCGCTCATTGGTAAGAATCTGATCGCGCATCTTCGTTCTAACCTCGTCATCCGCGTGCCCCGGTCGGCGATTTCCGGCCTGTCTGCGGCGGTGAACGAGCTACAAACCGCAGCGCTCTTCGTGAAGGGCCGAGCGACGCGGCAGAACGGCGATTTGATTGGTCGTTTCCACCTTCAGATTTCCGCAAGCGGTGGCGGCACTACGGTTGGTGGCGAGGACGAACTTTTCCGTAAAGTTCCCGATGTCGACTTCTATGACCAGCTTCGCACCTCCAACGACACGCAAGTCGCGATCGCGATCAGAGGGCTCGGAGAGATGGAGCCCGCCGATCCGGCCGACCTTGCTGCCCACCCCAGCCGCGTCGACTTGAGCTCGCGAACGGATGAATATGGAGTTCGTCGCGCCTCGGTCGTGCTCACGCCGACGCCCCGGGACCAGGATCTCTGGGGCGCAATGGATGCGGCCATGCAGCAGGTCGCCGCGATCTTTGCCAACGGGCAGCCCATGCAGGTGCTCCAGAGCGGTCAGGATGGACTGGGCACCACCCATCACGAAGCTGGCACCCTTTGGATGGGGACCGATCCAACCATAAGTGTCACGGACAGCAATGGACGCTTTCACCACACTGAAAACCTCTACGCGGCTGGTCCGGCGCTTTTCCCGAGCATCGGCTCGCCCAACCCGATGCTGACCGGTATCGGACTGTCGCGGCGCACGGGCGACGTCATCATGGCGCCGTCACCATTCGCGGCCGACGCAGGCTTCGAGACGCTATTCGACGGCACCTCACTCGGTGACTGGATGATGTCGACGATCAGCAACCAGCCTGGGCGAGACGATCCCGGTTCGTTTCGAGTACGACGGGGGGTGCTCGAGGGGCGAACAGGGACGGATCTGGGCCTGCTTTGGCTGACGCGGGCGACACCAAGCCGCTACGTGTTGCGACTGCAATGGATGATGACGGCGGCGGACGACAATTCGGGCGTCTTTATCGGTTTCCCGGACCCGCGGAACGAGGGCTACAACAACACGGCCTATGTCGGCGTCAACTTCGGCTTCGAGATACAGATCGACGAATTAGCACGTCCAGACAATGCGCCAATCCACAGAACGGGAGCGGTCTACTCCTTCAAGGGCCCGACGGACGGTCCATTGATCGTCCATCCGGTCGGAGAATGGAACGACTATGAGATCACGGTCGATGGCGCCGACATCACGGTCGCACTGAACGGACAGACGGTGAATATTTTTCATTTCACAGGCGATCCGCAGTCTCCGCGGCGCGGGTTGCCTTCAACTGCGCAGGATCCTCGCTTCATCGGGTTGCAGACACATACTGGGCGGGTGCTTTTCCGCAACATCCAGTGGAAGGCGTTGTGA
- a CDS encoding ABC transporter substrate binding protein: protein MINPVMIHSSTELDAAFSALDQEAPDALIVQPSLPIRRVAELAVRYRIPAMSFVREFADQGGLLSYGSDEADAYRKAATYVDKILKGAKPADLPVQQPTKFELVINLKTAKAIGLTVPQSFLLRADEVIE from the coding sequence ATGATCAATCCCGTCATGATCCATAGCAGCACCGAGCTTGACGCTGCCTTTTCGGCATTGGACCAGGAGGCTCCGGATGCACTGATCGTCCAGCCCAGTTTGCCGATCCGGCGGGTTGCCGAACTGGCGGTCCGCTACCGGATTCCGGCGATGTCGTTCGTTCGCGAATTCGCAGATCAGGGCGGCCTGCTGAGCTATGGGTCCGATGAGGCCGATGCTTACCGGAAGGCCGCAACCTACGTCGATAAGATTCTGAAAGGCGCCAAGCCTGCCGACCTGCCTGTGCAGCAGCCTACGAAATTCGAGCTCGTGATCAATCTGAAGACGGCGAAGGCGATCGGCCTTACCGTGCCGCAATCATTTCTCCTCCGCGCGGACGAGGTGATCGAATAG
- a CDS encoding winged helix-turn-helix domain-containing protein produces the protein MRYLFENYIFDTDRRELRRGAEMIPLAPQVFDLLAYLIRNRERVVSKDDLIRAIWNGRAVSDAALTTRLNVARGAVGDTGEEQRLIKTLPRKGFRFVGGVEEDRQGSVPPGGHTIVEAPSCAPRLSIVVLPFVNISADPEQDYFVDGVTESLTTDLSRIHGSCVIGRHTAFSYKGKAVDLKQVGRELNVRYALEGSVQRGGNRLRVNVQLVDAETGAHLWADRFDKPAADLFAIQDEIISRLANSLDAQLVAAEAMRAQRSAHPNSLELYFQGRAKLNMGLTSEYILQARHFFERALTVDPDNIEARLGLAHVDGIVGAGYMTDNRMKYLTVAEAAVMQVLTLAPNHALAHLHLGTAKIFTNRVSEGIEELQHALALDRNLAHAHGLIGQAKIFLGRGGETEAHVLEALRLSPRDIHAFMWMQYVGFAKLQLSADREAVSWLRRSIDANRNYPFAHFGLAAALALLGALDDARAAAQAGLALQPNFSIRRFRASPSTDNPAYLAKRERIYEGMRLAGVPEG, from the coding sequence GTGCGCTATCTCTTCGAGAACTACATATTTGACACAGACCGGCGGGAGCTCCGTCGCGGTGCCGAGATGATCCCTCTCGCGCCACAGGTTTTCGACCTGCTCGCGTACCTGATCCGCAACAGGGAGCGCGTCGTCAGCAAGGACGACCTCATCCGTGCCATCTGGAATGGCCGCGCCGTCTCAGATGCGGCGTTGACGACACGTCTGAATGTCGCTCGAGGTGCCGTCGGCGACACCGGCGAGGAGCAGCGTTTGATCAAGACCCTGCCGCGCAAAGGCTTTCGCTTTGTTGGCGGCGTGGAGGAAGACCGACAGGGTTCGGTCCCGCCGGGGGGCCATACCATCGTGGAAGCTCCGTCGTGTGCACCGCGTCTTTCTATAGTCGTGCTGCCGTTCGTGAATATTAGCGCCGATCCCGAGCAGGACTACTTCGTCGATGGTGTGACCGAAAGCCTGACCACGGACCTCTCCCGCATCCATGGCTCATGTGTCATTGGCCGACACACGGCGTTTTCCTACAAGGGCAAGGCCGTTGATCTCAAGCAGGTTGGTCGCGAGTTAAACGTCCGGTACGCGCTCGAAGGTTCGGTGCAACGTGGCGGTAATCGACTTCGCGTGAACGTTCAGCTCGTGGACGCAGAAACCGGCGCGCATTTATGGGCCGACCGCTTTGACAAACCCGCCGCTGATTTGTTTGCTATCCAAGACGAGATCATATCTAGGCTAGCTAACTCCTTGGACGCGCAGCTCGTCGCAGCCGAGGCCATGAGAGCACAACGGTCGGCGCATCCCAATTCATTGGAGTTGTACTTCCAGGGCAGAGCTAAGCTCAATATGGGGCTGACTTCCGAATATATCTTGCAGGCGCGCCATTTTTTCGAGCGCGCCCTGACGGTTGATCCCGACAATATCGAAGCGCGTCTGGGCTTAGCGCATGTTGATGGCATTGTTGGTGCTGGCTACATGACCGACAATCGGATGAAGTACCTTACCGTAGCAGAAGCGGCCGTTATGCAAGTCCTGACCCTCGCGCCGAACCACGCCTTGGCTCACTTACATCTGGGAACAGCAAAAATTTTCACGAACCGCGTGTCCGAGGGCATTGAGGAACTACAACACGCTTTGGCGCTGGACCGAAATCTGGCACACGCGCACGGGTTAATTGGTCAAGCCAAGATTTTCCTCGGGCGCGGCGGGGAGACTGAGGCGCATGTCTTAGAGGCACTCCGTCTGTCTCCCCGCGACATTCATGCCTTCATGTGGATGCAGTATGTCGGTTTCGCTAAGTTGCAACTTAGTGCCGATAGGGAAGCCGTCAGTTGGCTCCGCAGGAGCATCGACGCCAACCGAAATTATCCGTTTGCGCATTTTGGGCTCGCCGCTGCCCTAGCATTGCTTGGAGCACTCGATGACGCGCGGGCCGCCGCGCAAGCAGGGCTCGCGCTTCAACCTAATTTCAGCATCCGCCGCTTCCGCGCCAGCCCGTCGACCGACAATCCAGCTTATCTCGCCAAACGTGAGCGCATTTATGAGGGCATGCGATTGGCAGGAGTACCGGAGGGGTAA
- a CDS encoding ABC transporter substrate-binding protein codes for MSATALSIPRAGYAQTKTNMPLVGFLQPPKLETLVAKDRIAALRKGLQEEGFVEGANYSLAARSNEGDVDRNPQIARELGALNARVFVVSGTLNYLVDTKFCKEGSYGGQQTPADIARSCDVFHAWRRSFPNLPVVFCNVAVDPVALGIVQSYAHPGGIVTGNVMNAVGGEDTMVQKRIGFFKELVPNLVRLGIIAPANGAVLAKQEKDALQRVSAQLGFELIYYDINTLDDLQSAVAAGLRDNVSAFYISGEPMMGADVSRVVSSVMASRKPTVGPYLYWAQAGLLMSYAPDQFDGTRRAGIYAGKILRGANPGDLPIEQASKFSLVINLKTAKALGISVPPTLLAAADEVVD; via the coding sequence ATGAGCGCGACTGCGTTGAGTATTCCTCGAGCAGGTTATGCTCAGACAAAAACGAATATGCCGTTGGTCGGGTTTCTGCAGCCTCCAAAGCTGGAGACCTTAGTTGCAAAAGATAGAATTGCGGCGCTTCGAAAAGGCCTTCAGGAGGAAGGCTTCGTCGAAGGCGCGAACTATTCGCTTGCCGCGCGGTCCAACGAGGGAGACGTAGATCGCAATCCGCAGATTGCGAGGGAATTGGGAGCACTCAATGCCCGTGTCTTCGTCGTGTCTGGCACTCTCAATTATTTGGTAGATACTAAGTTTTGCAAGGAGGGATCGTACGGCGGACAACAAACGCCCGCCGACATCGCGCGTTCGTGCGACGTCTTTCACGCCTGGCGCCGATCATTTCCAAATCTGCCCGTCGTCTTTTGCAACGTTGCTGTCGACCCCGTCGCGCTAGGGATCGTCCAAAGCTATGCGCACCCGGGCGGGATCGTCACCGGAAACGTGATGAACGCAGTCGGTGGCGAGGATACGATGGTCCAAAAGCGGATCGGTTTCTTCAAGGAGCTTGTCCCAAATCTGGTCCGCCTCGGCATTATTGCGCCCGCTAACGGAGCAGTGTTGGCGAAGCAGGAGAAGGATGCCCTGCAAAGGGTGTCCGCCCAATTGGGCTTTGAGCTCATTTACTACGATATCAACACCCTTGACGATCTGCAGAGCGCCGTTGCGGCAGGTCTTCGGGATAACGTGAGCGCGTTCTACATCTCAGGCGAGCCCATGATGGGGGCCGATGTTTCACGCGTTGTAAGTTCCGTCATGGCCTCCAGAAAGCCGACTGTTGGTCCATATCTGTACTGGGCGCAAGCCGGACTTCTGATGAGCTATGCCCCCGACCAGTTCGACGGTACGCGTCGTGCAGGCATCTACGCTGGAAAAATATTGCGCGGCGCGAACCCCGGCGATCTTCCCATCGAGCAGGCGAGCAAGTTTAGCCTAGTCATCAATCTGAAGACCGCAAAAGCGCTTGGCATTAGCGTGCCTCCCACGTTACTGGCAGCCGCCGACGAGGTTGTCGACTAG
- a CDS encoding MFS transporter, giving the protein MSAVKPIPSTYLRSPIALLFAARAARGLGDGFATIILPAYLVELGYSPFQIGVVATGALLGTAILTLGVGWLGGRRDLRTLLLLSALTMMATGLAFPFAEAFPVILLLAFVGTINPSPGDIGIFVPLEHALLASDASDQKRTQVFARYSLIGGLSTAAGALMATAPDLLVSFDVSRLAALKSMFFVYTVLGLIGAVLYRLLPEASAAIDERPKTSVLGPSRPIVYRLAALFSVDAFAGGFAVQSLVALWLFERFDLSLSSASLFFFWSNTLSAFSYPLAARLSQRFGLVNTMVFTHIPSSICLIAAALIPNLTVVLILLSIRAALSQMDVPTRTSYVMAVVTPEERPAAASVTAVPRSLASAISPSLAGALLGTAFSGLPLVICGALKIAYDITLLLSFRHIKPPEEAEGTVKEATGRTGQISRTRRAG; this is encoded by the coding sequence ATGTCTGCCGTTAAACCCATTCCCTCTACATATTTGCGGTCCCCAATCGCGCTGCTGTTCGCTGCACGCGCCGCGCGCGGGCTTGGTGACGGCTTTGCCACGATCATTTTGCCGGCTTACCTCGTCGAGTTGGGTTACTCCCCTTTCCAGATCGGCGTGGTTGCCACCGGCGCCCTGCTAGGGACCGCCATCCTAACGCTGGGCGTCGGTTGGCTGGGAGGTCGTCGCGATCTGCGCACGCTATTACTGCTGAGCGCCCTGACGATGATGGCGACGGGTCTGGCTTTTCCATTCGCGGAGGCGTTTCCGGTCATCCTGCTCCTTGCCTTTGTCGGCACGATCAATCCGTCGCCAGGAGACATCGGAATCTTCGTGCCGCTTGAGCACGCACTCCTGGCAAGCGATGCGAGCGACCAGAAACGTACGCAGGTCTTTGCCCGCTATAGCTTGATTGGTGGACTCTCGACGGCAGCGGGCGCCTTGATGGCCACTGCGCCCGACCTTCTTGTTTCGTTTGACGTGTCGAGGCTCGCTGCCCTGAAGTCCATGTTCTTCGTCTATACCGTCCTTGGTCTCATCGGCGCAGTTCTCTATCGTCTGCTGCCGGAAGCCTCAGCCGCAATTGACGAACGACCGAAGACGTCAGTCCTCGGCCCTTCGCGCCCAATTGTCTACCGGCTTGCAGCTCTCTTCAGCGTCGATGCCTTTGCCGGGGGCTTTGCCGTTCAATCGCTTGTCGCCTTGTGGCTGTTCGAGCGCTTCGACCTCTCGCTTTCGAGCGCCAGCCTCTTCTTCTTCTGGTCCAATACGCTTTCGGCCTTTTCCTATCCGCTCGCGGCAAGGCTGTCGCAGCGTTTCGGGTTGGTCAACACCATGGTCTTCACGCACATCCCCTCAAGCATCTGCCTGATCGCGGCCGCTCTCATTCCGAACCTGACGGTCGTACTGATCCTGCTTTCGATCCGGGCGGCGCTTTCGCAGATGGATGTGCCAACGCGCACCTCCTACGTGATGGCGGTCGTCACACCCGAGGAGCGCCCGGCGGCCGCCAGCGTGACGGCCGTCCCGCGCAGCCTTGCCTCAGCCATAAGTCCGAGCTTAGCCGGCGCGCTGCTCGGTACGGCATTTTCGGGACTACCGCTCGTGATCTGCGGCGCGCTGAAGATTGCCTATGACATCACACTGCTCCTGTCGTTCCGTCACATCAAACCGCCCGAAGAAGCCGAAGGGACGGTCAAGGAGGCGACCGGGAGGACGGGGCAGATTTCGAGGACCCGGAGAGCGGGATGA
- a CDS encoding NUDIX hydrolase has protein sequence MAKSSKLVAAKKGRVLLVRRRRDKLWMFPGGRKHVGESERNCLRREIREELPKLKLGPLKLWREVKAKNRRSGRKMSDAIFVARKASGPLKIGDKNEIDKAAWRKPRGIRLTPTSRYIRDKLFPR, from the coding sequence ATGGCAAAGTCCTCAAAACTTGTCGCCGCGAAGAAGGGGCGCGTGCTCCTGGTGAGGCGACGGCGCGATAAGCTCTGGATGTTTCCGGGCGGCCGTAAACATGTTGGTGAGAGCGAAAGGAATTGCCTTCGCCGCGAGATCAGGGAAGAACTGCCAAAACTCAAACTTGGGCCGTTGAAGCTCTGGCGAGAGGTGAAGGCAAAGAACCGTCGATCGGGGCGAAAGATGAGCGACGCGATCTTCGTCGCCAGGAAGGCGTCGGGTCCCTTGAAGATCGGCGACAAGAACGAGATCGACAAGGCGGCTTGGCGCAAGCCGCGCGGCATCAGACTAACGCCCACCTCGCGCTACATCCGAGACAAGCTCTTTCCGCGCTGA